The Sulfurimonas aquatica genomic sequence CGATAAGTGTAAAAAAGTTTTGAAGTTTTTCATCTTCGAGATACTCTTCTCCTAGCCCTTTTTTTATTTGGCGTTTGAGTAATCGGTGCATCTTTTACGACCTAGTTTTCGTTTATGATTGTAAGTGTCATAGTTTGGTTGTGAAGAGCACACTCACTAAAACCAACAAGAGGAGCTAGCTCCCCATAAGAGTAAAATCCAGCGATAGTACTCTCTTTTCCAATGACTTCTTCAATGGCGTCAATCTCCTCTTCTACAAGCTGCGACAAGATTATACGTCTACCAACACAACTAACAGCGATACACAAGCTGTTTTCCTTTGTTCTAGAATAAGCTTGCTCAGCAGCTAAGCCTGCATTGTCTATGAGTCTGTCCATGTTTGATTTCATAAGACGGCAGTGAAAACCCTCAGGAATATCGCCGGCAAATGTGAGACTTTGTGTCTCTTCATCAACAGCGAGAAGAGTACGAATAAGAGGCTCCTGTGTTAAATCTTTTCTAATAGCAATTGGAAACTTTAGCCCACTTGCAGGAAGATCTTTTGTCTCATCTCCTAGGTAAGATTTATAGAGTTCAAGTGCAGGTTTTCCGTCAATTTCATAAAGGATATTGCCCTTTGACTTTGTGATAATTCTCTCTGCTCCAAACTCATCCCAGCCTGCAAAACAACCACTCTTAATCTCTAATGAGTCACCATAAAAACCAAGGGCTGCAACTCTTTTACTTTTGGGTACATCATTAGCTACGACATAAGTTTGTGCAAAGTCCACTCCATCGCCCGCTAGTCCACCAGTAAGTAAAACTCCTTCTGGTAGGACTTCATTAAAACCATCTGCTATCTCGCTTCCATTGACATTGAGACCATCACTAAGGACAAAAACATGTTTTAAATCTTCGCTATTAAGTTCTTGAGCTAGTTTTTTAGCCGTAGGCATTGACTCTTCTGCTGTATCAAAGTCTGCAGATACGATTTTGATACGGCCTTGATCAAATGAGACAAGAGTCGCAACTGTTATGTCATCAACCCTTTGTCCTATAATAGACCCAGCAGTAGAACAACCCAGAATATTACTTTGAGGGTAGAGTTTTTTGAGGTCACCGTAGCTACTAGTTTTAAAATAATCACCATTACCAAAGAGTAAAATAAGTTGAGGATTTTTGACTTCATTTTTTGACGCGTTTTGCCATCCGTTTTCATTACTATATAAAAGTTGAGAAGTTGTCATACTAAACCTTTTTTAATGAAATTTTATTACAATGATTATAACATAATAGTTTTTGACTTTATTAGCCTGTTTGTTAAAGCTTGGTAAAATACACTATTAATTTAACAAATGGATATATATGTATAAAATACTTTTAACTCTTTTTTTTGTAGGCCTATTAAACGCAGAGGTATATGATGGTATCGCTATAGTTGTAAAAGATGAGGCTATAACTCTTTTAGATATTAAAAATGAGATGAAAACTTCAAAAGTCGATGCAAAACAAGCTAGCGACCTACTTATTCGTCAAAAGCTAGAAAAGATAGAGATTGATGAGCGAAGAATATCTGTTTCAAGCACAGAAGTATATGATGACATAAAGCAGATGGCTGCGAGAAATAACATGAGTATAAGCACTCTATATGATGCCATAAGAGACTCAAATGGACTCAATTCGACTGAGCTAAAAGAGAAGATAAAACAAAAGCTTTTAAGTCAAAAGCTATACTCGGCTATTGCATACTCATCAGTGGAAGAGCCAAGTCAAAGAGAGATAAAAGAGTACTTTGAAATGAACAAAGAGAAGTATAGTCACCCCTCTGAGTTTAGCGTTATCATCTATGAATCTAAAGATGGTGCCAGACTTCAAGAAAAAGTATCAAATCCAATGATTTATGCTCCCGATATTAGTATGAATGAGCAAGTATTAGCGTATGACAGAGTCTCTCCTGAACTTGCTAAACTACTTCAAAATACACCCCTTAATAGCTTTACACAAGTAGTGCCAAATGGACAGGGCAGTTTTATGAGTTTTTATTTAAAAGAGATAAAATCAGCTGGCGAGGGAAGTATAGAGGGCTCTAAAAATGAAATCATAAACGCCATCATGGCTGAAAAACGAGAGCAAGTGTTAGGCGATCATTTTGCAAGACTTCGCCATAACACTGAGATAAACATTATACGAGAGGTAGAGTAGACTTATGCTTAGCGATGTAAACTTCATAAATATAGCACTCGAGTTGTCAACCGCTTCAAAGTGTGTCTCCAAGCAAGTAGGTGCAGTTATAGTTAAAGATGGACGGATTTTAAGTACAGGCTATAATGGTACCCCGGCTGGTTTTACAAACTGTAGCGATCACTGGAAAGGCAAATATACTCGTGAACATCATGAGTGGAGTAAGACTTATGAGATTCATGCTGAGATGAATGCCATCATATGGGCGGCGCGTGAGGGTATAAGTATAGAGGGTGCTACTATCTATGTAACACTAGAGCCATGTAGTGAGTGTTCTAAAAATGTCATAGCGAGTGGGATAAAACGCATAGTCTATGCAAAACCATACGAGCATACTCACTCAGAGGTTATCTCTAAGTTTATTAAAGATAACGGTGTGAGTATTGAGATGTTAAGCGTTTAAAAACTCTGTAATAGCTGAGCTTGGTCTACCTATGATAGCTTTGCCATCTTTAAAAATAACTGGTCTTTGTATCAGCTTTGGATTCTCTAGCATTGCATCTATAAGTGCTTCTTCATCTTGAACATTTTTTAAATCTAACTCTTTGTATACTGCTTCAGTTGTGCGCATTAGCTCTCTTGCACTCATGCCTAACATCTTTAAAGCCTCTTTTAACTCATCTTTTGTTGGCAGTGAATCTAGATATTTTACTACCTCTACGTCATTGCTACTCTCTTGCGCTATGGCTACACCTTCACGAGATTTTGTACATCTTGGGTTATGCCAAATGGTTACTTTGCTCAATTTTCTTCCTTTTTTTTGTTAACATTTTACACTATAATGATGTCTAATAACTTAAGGGTGGTTTATGCCCTTTAGATGGAGTGTAATTATGAAACATGCTGGTACCTATCATACTCTAGCAAACTTTGGAAGGGAGCTGTTAGAAAAAAGAACACTCGCTGAAGGCTTGCCTCTTATTGCTACTTATGCTAAAAATGTTATCAATGCAGATCGCTGTTCTATCTTTATGTATGATGCAGTAGAGAAGTACTTCTGGACAACTCTAGCTGATGGCGTTGAAAAGATTATAATTTCATCTGATAAGGGCATAGTAGGGTATACACTTAAAACAGAAAAACCAGTGGTTGCTAATGATGCTTATGCACATCCAAGTTTTCTTCCTGAAGTTGACAAAGAGACGGGATACAAAACTGAGAATGTTATTACCGCTCCTATATTTAGCTCAAAAAGAGAGATTATAGGAATCCTTCAACTTTTAAATAAACCAACAGACTTTGATAGTGATGATGTGAAGTTTATGGTCTTTTTTTCTCACTATGTTAGTGGATTCTTAGAACTTACAAACATATATCTTCAAGAAGATAGAAGATTACTAAAAGCGAATGAAAAATGAATAAGTTAAATCAAATAGGTGAATTTGGCAAAGAGTTGATGACATCTACAAATATAGATGAGACACTCGCTATCATAGCAACGGAAGCAAAAAGATTGGCAAATGCTGATAGATGCTCAATATTTATAGTAGATGAAGAGGATGATGTTCTATGGAGTATTTTAAGTGATGGAATAGGCAGAATAGTGGTAGCTCTTAATGCTGGTATTGTCGGGGATACTTACACAACACAAGAGGCACAAATAGTAAATAAGCCTTATGAAGAAGAGCGATTTTTACAAAACATAGATAAAAAGAGTGGCTATATTACAAAAAATATGATTACTGTGCCTATTTTTAACTCTAGGCAAGAAGTAATGGGAATCATCCAGCTTTTAAATAAAGCTGATGGGGATTTTACAGAGTTTGACAAAGAAACATTTACGTTTTTTGCAAACTATGTGAGTGGGAGTTTAGAACTACTTTTGATGCAGGAGTAAGTGTGCATCATAAGCGAGTCTCATCACACCAACCGCATAATTAGATGAGTTGTTATAACGCATAATCTTTTTTACGTACTCTTTCATGTATGCAAGCTCTGGTTTTCCTTTAGTGAAGCATTGGTAGATTTTTCCGCTTTTACTCGTTTCATACACAAATGAAGCATCTTTGTTTTTAAATTCATACTCATACCACTGACTCTCAACACCTGGAAGATAAGGGAGTTCATTCCAATCAAGTGGCTTGTTATATCCTGCTTTTTTATTTAAAAAAGTTGCCACGGAGACTATTGCGTCTTCCATCTTTGTTAGATCTACAACCTTATCTATGTAAGACTCGGCATAGATAAAACTGTTGGGCATAAACTGCGGGATTCCAACTGCTCCTGCATATGAACTAGGAAGGTTACACTGCTCAGGAGTTACATCTTTAGCATAGCAGTGTTTGATGATAGAGATCATATTTGTTTTGCCAAGATTGATAAGCCACTTCTCCCTAGTTGAGTTTGGTTTAGCACGTGTGAGCATAGTGTTGAAAACTATAAACGCATCATGTGTGGGTTTAATCTCTCCTAGTTTTGTCTCTTTGAGTAAAATAGCTGCAATTATCTCTTTATTTACCCCATACTCTAGCTCAGCATAGTCATAAACATCTTTATACTTCTTGATGTTCTCTACCATTTTAGGTACTGATTTTACTAAAACATTGTTCGCTTTTTTCTCATTTTCTTGATGAGTTTTTAGTTTATTTGGCTGTAGATATTTCCAGCTTATCTCATCAAACTTTTTTGTTTTAAAGTAAGAAGTTAAAAACTGGTTTGCATATTTTATGGAAACACCATCTTTTACTACTGCTTTACATATATCTTCATAATGTGGGGTTCTGAATTTACAGTTATCATACTTTGCAAAAGCAAGCACGCTTAAACTTATGAGTAGAAGTAACTTAATCATTTATATCCTTTAATCTTTTTGGCGTACCTATGTCATGCCACATTTTCTCAAACACTTCACCACTTATTTGCTCTTTGTCTATAGAGTCTCTAAGAAGTGGTGCCAATGGGCTTTTTTCTATCTTCACATCTTTAAAAAAAAGAGGTGAATAGTACGCTATTCCTGAGAATGTGTACATTTTTTTCGACTTGTTAATAACTAAAGCATCTTTAAGTCCAAAATCTCCTTTTTTGTTGTGTTCAGGATTAGAAACTAAAATGAGATGGGCTAATTTATCTTTTAAATCAAACGAAGCATCAAACTCGTACTCACAAAACACATCTCCATTTACAACCAAAAAAGGCTCATTTGCTAAAAGATGAAGCGCGTTTTTAATGCCACCCCCGCTCTCTAGTGCTCCACTCTCTTGCTCATCCGAATAAGTAATGTTAACTCCCCATCTTGAGCCATCACCAAGTGCTTGGGGTATTTTAAACCCTAGATGGGCTATGTTTATGACTATGTCTTTAAAGCCATTGCGTTTAAGATTTTCTAAATGCCAGACTATAAGTGGTTTGCCTCTTACTTCAAGTAGGGGTTTTGGAAGAGAGTCGGTTAGTGGTCGCATCCTCTCCCCTCGACCGGCTGCTAGTATCATAGCCCTCATTAGGCATGCTCTTTTAAAAACTCTGAGAGATTTTTTGTCTCTTCGTATCTGCTCGCAGTTTCAACTACATACTTTAGAGTTAGCGGAATGTCTTTTAAGTAGCCATCCTTGCCATCACGAAGGTGTAAACGCGAGAAAATTCCGAGTACTTTTATGTGTCGTTGTAGTCCCATAAAATCAAACCACTTTAAAAATTCACCATTACCTGTTTTTAGCCCTAGTTTATCTCTAAACGCAAGGACTAACTCTTCTATCTCTTCGCGTTTAAACTCTATATAGCAGTCTTTTAAGAGCGATACTAAATCATAGGTGATAGCTCCACTCATAGCGTCTTGATAATCTATAACGCCTATCTGTTTGTTAGTCGTTAGCATAATGTTGCGAGAGTGATAATCACGATGTACAAAAACACCTTGAGGTTGAGAGAGAACGATCTCAGATATGCTATCAAGAGCCTTTTGCATCATCTCTTTTTGCTCTTGAGTAAGCTTGATTGAGAGTTTTTGTTTTAGATACCACTCACTCATTAAGTCCATTTCAAAATGTAAGAATTTTTTATCATAAAGAGGGAGGGAGCTAGCATCCGCTTTTTGCATATTTATTATTTCATCTATGGCACTAGTGTAAAGCTCTCTAAAGTTTTTAGAATCTAAAATATTTAAAAGATGAGTGTCTCCAAAGTCTTCTATGATTAAGTAGCCATCTTCAAGATTTTTCTCATAGATAGTTGGCACTTTTACTCGAGCCGCTTCAAGTCTTGAAGTGACGTCTAAAAAAGGCGCTAAAGACTCTTTTTCAAGTGAAGAGTCCATAAGCAGATAAGTTTCACTCTCTTGCGTTAGTCTGTAGTATTTTCTAAAACTAGCGTCTGCCGAAGCTATGCTAAGTTTATAATTTTTATAAGGGGTTGTATTTAGCCACTCTTTTATTTTATCCATATATTGCTCCAAGTTGTGAATCTTTTTTTGACCCTGTAACTGAGCTAAGCTCAACTACTTCATTATTTATGCGTTTATATGCAAGCCAAGCAAACGCCATCGCTTCAAGAGCGTCGCTGCTAACGCCAAACTCTTCACTACGATTTATTTCACAAGAGCAAAGCTCACTTAGCCTTTTGACTAAAAAGCCATTTCTCGTGCCACCACCACAGAGGATAAGCTTTGTGGCGTCTGTTTTATTGAGATCGTTTGCCACTGTTTTAGCGGTGAGCTCAAGAAGCGTTCTCATGATGTCTCTATCTTTGTAAGCATTAAAAATAGGCAGAAACTTTGCAAACCAGCTCTCATTAAAATACTCACGACCCGTACTTTTTGGAGGCTCTTTTTTAAAGTACTCATCATTTAACATATCTTCTAAAAGTTCAGAAATAACTTTTCCACCCTGTGCGAACTCACCATTTTTATCATAACTCTTCTCTTGCGTTTTACTCATCCACATATCGAGCAGAACATTTCCACAACCAGTATCCCAACCTCTAAGAGTACTCCCAAGTAGCGTTATGTTAGCCATGCCGCCAATATTTAGAACTGCTATATTACCCTCGAGTTTTTCAAACAAAAACTTATGAAACGCGGGAGCAAAAGGAGCGCCTTCTCCGCCATTTGCTATGTCCATCCTTCTAAAGTCGGCAACGGTTTTTATACCTGTTTTTGCCACAACTCTGTTGGCATCTCCAAGTTGCATGGAAAAAGGGTGTTTAGAGTGAGGTTCATGCCATAGTGTTTGACCATGTAGCCCAATGGCGTTTATATCTTTGGTGTTTAACTTTTGAGAGCGCAAAAACTGTGAGAGCGTCTCAGAGTAGAGTTCTCCAAGTTTAGCGTCAAGAGTGCCAAGCTCTTTGAGTGTTACAACACCGTTGATGATGGAGAGC encodes the following:
- a CDS encoding FIST signal transduction protein, whose protein sequence is MTTSQLLYSNENGWQNASKNEVKNPQLILLFGNGDYFKTSSYGDLKKLYPQSNILGCSTAGSIIGQRVDDITVATLVSFDQGRIKIVSADFDTAEESMPTAKKLAQELNSEDLKHVFVLSDGLNVNGSEIADGFNEVLPEGVLLTGGLAGDGVDFAQTYVVANDVPKSKRVAALGFYGDSLEIKSGCFAGWDEFGAERIITKSKGNILYEIDGKPALELYKSYLGDETKDLPASGLKFPIAIRKDLTQEPLIRTLLAVDEETQSLTFAGDIPEGFHCRLMKSNMDRLIDNAGLAAEQAYSRTKENSLCIAVSCVGRRIILSQLVEEEIDAIEEVIGKESTIAGFYSYGELAPLVGFSECALHNQTMTLTIINEN
- a CDS encoding peptidylprolyl isomerase; this translates as MYKILLTLFFVGLLNAEVYDGIAIVVKDEAITLLDIKNEMKTSKVDAKQASDLLIRQKLEKIEIDERRISVSSTEVYDDIKQMAARNNMSISTLYDAIRDSNGLNSTELKEKIKQKLLSQKLYSAIAYSSVEEPSQREIKEYFEMNKEKYSHPSEFSVIIYESKDGARLQEKVSNPMIYAPDISMNEQVLAYDRVSPELAKLLQNTPLNSFTQVVPNGQGSFMSFYLKEIKSAGEGSIEGSKNEIINAIMAEKREQVLGDHFARLRHNTEINIIREVE
- a CDS encoding deoxycytidylate deaminase, whose amino-acid sequence is MLSDVNFINIALELSTASKCVSKQVGAVIVKDGRILSTGYNGTPAGFTNCSDHWKGKYTREHHEWSKTYEIHAEMNAIIWAAREGISIEGATIYVTLEPCSECSKNVIASGIKRIVYAKPYEHTHSEVISKFIKDNGVSIEMLSV
- the arsC gene encoding arsenate reductase (glutaredoxin) (This arsenate reductase requires both glutathione and glutaredoxin to convert arsenate to arsenite, after which the efflux transporter formed by ArsA and ArsB can extrude the arsenite from the cell, providing resistance.), producing the protein MSKVTIWHNPRCTKSREGVAIAQESSNDVEVVKYLDSLPTKDELKEALKMLGMSARELMRTTEAVYKELDLKNVQDEEALIDAMLENPKLIQRPVIFKDGKAIIGRPSSAITEFLNA
- a CDS encoding GAF domain-containing protein, with amino-acid sequence MKHAGTYHTLANFGRELLEKRTLAEGLPLIATYAKNVINADRCSIFMYDAVEKYFWTTLADGVEKIIISSDKGIVGYTLKTEKPVVANDAYAHPSFLPEVDKETGYKTENVITAPIFSSKREIIGILQLLNKPTDFDSDDVKFMVFFSHYVSGFLELTNIYLQEDRRLLKANEK
- a CDS encoding GAF domain-containing protein codes for the protein MNKLNQIGEFGKELMTSTNIDETLAIIATEAKRLANADRCSIFIVDEEDDVLWSILSDGIGRIVVALNAGIVGDTYTTQEAQIVNKPYEEERFLQNIDKKSGYITKNMITVPIFNSRQEVMGIIQLLNKADGDFTEFDKETFTFFANYVSGSLELLLMQE
- a CDS encoding lytic murein transglycosylase, whose translation is MIKLLLLISLSVLAFAKYDNCKFRTPHYEDICKAVVKDGVSIKYANQFLTSYFKTKKFDEISWKYLQPNKLKTHQENEKKANNVLVKSVPKMVENIKKYKDVYDYAELEYGVNKEIIAAILLKETKLGEIKPTHDAFIVFNTMLTRAKPNSTREKWLINLGKTNMISIIKHCYAKDVTPEQCNLPSSYAGAVGIPQFMPNSFIYAESYIDKVVDLTKMEDAIVSVATFLNKKAGYNKPLDWNELPYLPGVESQWYEYEFKNKDASFVYETSKSGKIYQCFTKGKPELAYMKEYVKKIMRYNNSSNYAVGVMRLAYDAHLLLHQK
- the murU gene encoding N-acetylmuramate alpha-1-phosphate uridylyltransferase MurU; translation: MILAAGRGERMRPLTDSLPKPLLEVRGKPLIVWHLENLKRNGFKDIVINIAHLGFKIPQALGDGSRWGVNITYSDEQESGALESGGGIKNALHLLANEPFLVVNGDVFCEYEFDASFDLKDKLAHLILVSNPEHNKKGDFGLKDALVINKSKKMYTFSGIAYYSPLFFKDVKIEKSPLAPLLRDSIDKEQISGEVFEKMWHDIGTPKRLKDIND
- a CDS encoding aminoglycoside phosphotransferase family protein produces the protein MDKIKEWLNTTPYKNYKLSIASADASFRKYYRLTQESETYLLMDSSLEKESLAPFLDVTSRLEAARVKVPTIYEKNLEDGYLIIEDFGDTHLLNILDSKNFRELYTSAIDEIINMQKADASSLPLYDKKFLHFEMDLMSEWYLKQKLSIKLTQEQKEMMQKALDSISEIVLSQPQGVFVHRDYHSRNIMLTTNKQIGVIDYQDAMSGAITYDLVSLLKDCYIEFKREEIEELVLAFRDKLGLKTGNGEFLKWFDFMGLQRHIKVLGIFSRLHLRDGKDGYLKDIPLTLKYVVETASRYEETKNLSEFLKEHA
- a CDS encoding anhydro-N-acetylmuramic acid kinase; the encoded protein is MSNLYIGVMSGTSLDGVDIALCDIDKSSCKLLAFEEYPFPKTLKEEVLSIINGVVTLKELGTLDAKLGELYSETLSQFLRSQKLNTKDINAIGLHGQTLWHEPHSKHPFSMQLGDANRVVAKTGIKTVADFRRMDIANGGEGAPFAPAFHKFLFEKLEGNIAVLNIGGMANITLLGSTLRGWDTGCGNVLLDMWMSKTQEKSYDKNGEFAQGGKVISELLEDMLNDEYFKKEPPKSTGREYFNESWFAKFLPIFNAYKDRDIMRTLLELTAKTVANDLNKTDATKLILCGGGTRNGFLVKRLSELCSCEINRSEEFGVSSDALEAMAFAWLAYKRINNEVVELSSVTGSKKDSQLGAIYG